A window from Salminus brasiliensis chromosome 7, fSalBra1.hap2, whole genome shotgun sequence encodes these proteins:
- the glulb gene encoding glutamine synthetase encodes MATSSSANLSKAVKQQYLELPQGDKVQAMYIWIDGTGEGLRCKTRTLDTEPKTIEDLPEWNFDGSSTYQSEGSNSDMYLIPKAMFRDPFRRDPNKLILCEVLKYNRKPAETNLRQTCKKIMAMVENQHPWFGMEQEYTILGIDGHPFGWPSNGFPGPQGPYYCGVGADKAYGRDIVEAHYRACLYAGVEVCGTNAEVMPAQWEFQVGPCEGISMGDHLWMARFILHRVCEDFGVVVSFDPKPISGNWNGAGCHTNFSTKEMREEGGLKYIEEAIDKLSKRHQYHIRAYDPKGGLDNARRLTGRHETSNINEFSAGVANRGASIRIPRAVGQDKRGYFEDRRPSANCDPYAVTEALIRTCLLSEQGEEPVEYK; translated from the exons ATGGCCACTTCATCCAGTGCCAATCTGAGTAAAGCTGTGAAGCAGCAGTACTTGGAGCTGCCACAGGGAGATAAGGTGCAGGCCATGTACATTTGGATTGATGGGACAGGAGAGGGACTCCGCTGCAAGACCAGGACCTTGGATACAGAGCCCAAGACCATTGAAG ATCTTCCAGAGTGGAATTTTGATGGCTCTAGCACGTACCAGTCTGAAGGCTCCAACAGTGACATGTACCTCATCCCCAAGGCCATGTTCAGAGACCCGTTCAGGAGAGACCCCAACAAGCTCATTCTCTGTGAAGTGCTCAAATACAACCGCAAACCTGCAG AAACCAACCTTCGCCAGACGTGTAAAAAGATCATGGCAATGGTGGAGAACCAGCACCCATGGTTTGGAATGGAGCAGGAGTACACGATTCTTGGCATTGATGGTCATCCTTTTGGCTGGCCCTCAAACGGCTTCCCCGGACCTCAGG GTCCTTACTACTGCGGAGTGGGTGCAGATAAGGCTTATGGAAGAGACATCGTTGAGGCCCATTACAGAGCCTGTCTGTATGCTGGGGTTGAAGTCTGTGGCACCAATGCTGAGGTCATGCCTGCACAG TGGGAATTCCAAGTAGGTCCCTGTGAAGGTATCAGCATGGGAGACCACCTGTGGATGGCTCGCTTCATTTTGCACAGGGTGTGTGAAGACTTTGGTGTTGTGGTCTCCTTTGACCCCAAGCCCATCTCTGGCAACTGGAATGGGGCCGGATGCCACACTAACTTCAGCACAAAGGAAATGCGAGAGGAGGGAGGCTTGAA GTATATTGAGGAAGCCATTGACAAGCTGAGCAAGAGGCATCAATACCACATTCGTGCCTACGACCCTAAAGGGGGGTTGGACAATGCCAGACGTCTCACTGGCCGCCATGAAACCTCCAACATCAACGAGTTCTCTGCTGGAGTGGCCAACCGCGGTGCTAGCATTCGTATCCCACGTGCCGTGGGCCAAGACAAGCGAGGATACTTTGAAGACCGCCGTCCGTCAGCCAACTGCGACCCATACGCTGTGACCGAGGCTCTTATTCGTACATGTCTGCTCAGTGAGCAAGGAGAAGAGCCTGTGGAATACAAGTGA